In the Clostridium beijerinckii genome, one interval contains:
- a CDS encoding L-fucose/L-arabinose isomerase family protein: MNNIPQVKLGIVAVSRDCFPMELSENRRKAVVEAFNGEIFECQTTVENEKDMRKALAEVKEAGVNALVVYLGNFGPETSETLLAKEFDGPVMFAAASEESGDNLIGGRGDAYCGMLNASYNLALRNIKAYIPEYPVGTAPEVAGMISEFVPVATALLGLKNLKIISFGPRPQDFLACNAPIKQLYNLGVEIEENSELDLFAAFNDHKDDPRIADVIASMEKELGEGNKMPGILPKLAQYEITLLDWMEEHKGSREYIVFANKCWPSFQTQFGFVPCYVNSRLTAMGIPVSCEVDIYGALSEYIGTCISQDVVTLLDINNTVPADMYESEVKGKFNYSLNDTFMAFHCGNTAACKLTCGTMKNQMIMARALEPNQEPNITRGTLEGDIVPGDITFFRLQSNADAELTAYVAEGEVLPVATRSFGAIGVFAIPEMGRFYRHVLVEGRYPHHGAVAFGHFGKAVYNLFRYLGVKEVGFNQPKGMLYKTENPFK; encoded by the coding sequence ATGAATAATATACCACAAGTAAAATTAGGAATTGTTGCAGTAAGTAGAGATTGTTTCCCAATGGAATTATCAGAAAATAGAAGAAAAGCAGTAGTAGAAGCTTTTAATGGAGAAATTTTTGAATGTCAAACAACTGTTGAAAATGAAAAAGATATGAGAAAAGCTTTAGCTGAAGTTAAAGAAGCTGGAGTAAATGCATTAGTTGTATATTTAGGAAACTTTGGTCCTGAAACTTCAGAAACTTTACTTGCTAAAGAATTTGATGGACCAGTTATGTTTGCAGCTGCTTCAGAAGAGAGCGGAGATAATTTAATAGGCGGACGTGGAGATGCATATTGCGGAATGTTAAATGCAAGCTACAATTTAGCTCTAAGAAACATTAAAGCATACATTCCAGAATATCCAGTAGGAACAGCTCCAGAAGTTGCAGGAATGATTTCTGAATTTGTGCCAGTTGCTACTGCATTATTAGGATTAAAGAACTTAAAAATAATTTCTTTTGGTCCAAGACCTCAAGATTTCTTAGCTTGTAATGCACCTATTAAACAATTATACAATTTAGGTGTTGAAATAGAAGAAAACTCAGAACTAGATTTATTTGCTGCATTTAATGATCATAAAGATGATCCAAGAATTGCAGACGTTATAGCTAGCATGGAAAAAGAATTAGGTGAAGGAAATAAAATGCCTGGTATCTTACCAAAGCTTGCTCAATATGAAATTACATTATTAGACTGGATGGAAGAACATAAAGGTTCAAGAGAATACATTGTATTTGCAAATAAATGCTGGCCTTCATTCCAAACACAATTTGGATTTGTACCATGTTATGTAAACAGCCGTTTAACAGCTATGGGAATCCCAGTATCATGTGAAGTTGATATTTATGGTGCATTAAGTGAATACATCGGAACTTGCATAAGCCAAGATGTTGTAACATTACTTGATATAAACAATACAGTTCCAGCTGATATGTATGAATCAGAAGTTAAAGGGAAATTTAATTATTCATTAAATGATACATTCATGGCATTCCACTGTGGTAATACAGCAGCTTGTAAATTAACATGTGGAACAATGAAAAACCAAATGATTATGGCAAGAGCTCTTGAACCAAATCAAGAACCAAATATAACTAGAGGAACACTTGAAGGAGATATAGTACCAGGAGATATTACATTCTTCAGATTACAAAGTAATGCAGATGCAGAACTTACAGCTTATGTAGCAGAAGGTGAAGTATTACCAGTTGCAACTCGTTCATTTGGAGCTATAGGAGTATTTGCAATTCCTGAAATGGGAAGATTCTATCGTCACGTATTAGTAGAAGGCAGATATCCTCATCATGGAGCAGTTGCATTTGGACACTTTGGAAAAGCTGTTTACAACTTATTTAGATATTTAGGTGTTAAAGAAGTTGGATTCAATCAACCAAAAGGTATGCTTTACAAAACTGAAAATCCTTTCAAATAG